From Triticum urartu cultivar G1812 chromosome 2, Tu2.1, whole genome shotgun sequence, a single genomic window includes:
- the LOC125538511 gene encoding uncharacterized protein LOC125538511 isoform X1, with translation MSCKWYYVPTLRRPEQLRERMKLRLHGQACGGVSMHACVPDLDHASGLVGFLLCPDLKGVRLSMSCSGNAGREYNFLTQFAVPVSLPIVPSHYEDDPWLVTDDHLRGRFMAGWGWSVPSHCEEMIHGRSRMVTCGEHEYLLHILPILAHLAMKMTARRIPPSHLFSISVKLSSPASPKANLNTGPREEHVANHAGGRRGVVWECYHQRTQEAAHHGCMDQPRKSILAIHLWRGFMTYKPIDLGVHFPVKQMFIADNTKMMIGTMR, from the exons ATG AGTTGCAAGTGGTACTATGTTCCTACGCTGCGTCGAcccgagcagttgcgagagcgaATGAAGCTGCGGTTGCACGGACAAGCTTGTGGAGGTGTCAGTATGCACGCATGCGTCCCTGATTTGGATCATGCCTCTGGCCTGGTAGGATTCTTGCTCTGCCCCGACCTCAAGGGCGTTCGTCTATCTATGTCATGCTCGGGAAATGCAG GGAGAGAGTACAATTTTTTGACACAATTTGCAGTACCTGTCAGCCTGCCCATAG TTCCATCGCACTACGAGGATGATCCATGGCTGGTCACGGACGATCACCTGCGAGGACGATTCATGGCCGGTTGGGGATGGTCAGTTCCATCACACTGCGAGGAGATGATTCATGGCCGGTCGAGGATGGTCACCTGCGGTGAGCACGAGTACCTCCTCCATATCCTCCCTATACTAGCACACTTGGCGATGAAAATGACAGCCAGGAGAATCCCTCCTTCACACCTCTTTTCCATCTCTGTCAAATTGTCCTCTCCAGCAAG CCCGAAGGCCAACCTTAATACTGGACCTCGAGAGGAGCATGTGGCCAACCATGCCGGAGGACGCAGAGGAGTTGTTTGGGAATGTTATCATCAGAGGACCCAAGAAGCAGCCCACCATGGATGCATGGACCAACCACGGAAGTCTATT CTTGCAATCCATCTATGGCGAGGGTTCATGACATACAAGCCAATAGATTTGGGGGTCCACTTCCCGGTGAAACAAATGTTCATTGCAGACAATACGAAGATGATGATTGGTACAATGCGGTGA
- the LOC125538511 gene encoding uncharacterized protein LOC125538511 isoform X2, producing the protein MSCKWYYVPTLRRPEQLRERMKLRLHGQACGGVSMHACVPDLDHASGLVGFLLCPDLKGVRLSMSCSGNAVPSHYEDDPWLVTDDHLRGRFMAGWGWSVPSHCEEMIHGRSRMVTCGEHEYLLHILPILAHLAMKMTARRIPPSHLFSISVKLSSPASPKANLNTGPREEHVANHAGGRRGVVWECYHQRTQEAAHHGCMDQPRKSILAIHLWRGFMTYKPIDLGVHFPVKQMFIADNTKMMIGTMR; encoded by the exons ATG AGTTGCAAGTGGTACTATGTTCCTACGCTGCGTCGAcccgagcagttgcgagagcgaATGAAGCTGCGGTTGCACGGACAAGCTTGTGGAGGTGTCAGTATGCACGCATGCGTCCCTGATTTGGATCATGCCTCTGGCCTGGTAGGATTCTTGCTCTGCCCCGACCTCAAGGGCGTTCGTCTATCTATGTCATGCTCGGGAAATGCAG TTCCATCGCACTACGAGGATGATCCATGGCTGGTCACGGACGATCACCTGCGAGGACGATTCATGGCCGGTTGGGGATGGTCAGTTCCATCACACTGCGAGGAGATGATTCATGGCCGGTCGAGGATGGTCACCTGCGGTGAGCACGAGTACCTCCTCCATATCCTCCCTATACTAGCACACTTGGCGATGAAAATGACAGCCAGGAGAATCCCTCCTTCACACCTCTTTTCCATCTCTGTCAAATTGTCCTCTCCAGCAAG CCCGAAGGCCAACCTTAATACTGGACCTCGAGAGGAGCATGTGGCCAACCATGCCGGAGGACGCAGAGGAGTTGTTTGGGAATGTTATCATCAGAGGACCCAAGAAGCAGCCCACCATGGATGCATGGACCAACCACGGAAGTCTATT CTTGCAATCCATCTATGGCGAGGGTTCATGACATACAAGCCAATAGATTTGGGGGTCCACTTCCCGGTGAAACAAATGTTCATTGCAGACAATACGAAGATGATGATTGGTACAATGCGGTGA
- the LOC125538511 gene encoding uncharacterized protein LOC125538511 isoform X3 — translation MSCKWYYVPTLRRPEQLRERMKLRLHGQACGGVSMHACVPDLDHASGLVGFLLCPDLKGVRLSMSCSGNAGREYNFLTQFAVPVSLPIVPSHYEDDPWLVTDDHLRGRFMAGWGWSVPSHCEEMIHGRSRMVTCDFCTHSPKANLNTGPREEHVANHAGGRRGVVWECYHQRTQEAAHHGCMDQPRKSILAIHLWRGFMTYKPIDLGVHFPVKQMFIADNTKMMIGTMR, via the exons ATG AGTTGCAAGTGGTACTATGTTCCTACGCTGCGTCGAcccgagcagttgcgagagcgaATGAAGCTGCGGTTGCACGGACAAGCTTGTGGAGGTGTCAGTATGCACGCATGCGTCCCTGATTTGGATCATGCCTCTGGCCTGGTAGGATTCTTGCTCTGCCCCGACCTCAAGGGCGTTCGTCTATCTATGTCATGCTCGGGAAATGCAG GGAGAGAGTACAATTTTTTGACACAATTTGCAGTACCTGTCAGCCTGCCCATAG TTCCATCGCACTACGAGGATGATCCATGGCTGGTCACGGACGATCACCTGCGAGGACGATTCATGGCCGGTTGGGGATGGTCAGTTCCATCACACTGCGAGGAGATGATTCATGGCCGGTCGAGGATGGTCACCTGCG ATTTTTGTACCCACAGCCCGAAGGCCAACCTTAATACTGGACCTCGAGAGGAGCATGTGGCCAACCATGCCGGAGGACGCAGAGGAGTTGTTTGGGAATGTTATCATCAGAGGACCCAAGAAGCAGCCCACCATGGATGCATGGACCAACCACGGAAGTCTATT CTTGCAATCCATCTATGGCGAGGGTTCATGACATACAAGCCAATAGATTTGGGGGTCCACTTCCCGGTGAAACAAATGTTCATTGCAGACAATACGAAGATGATGATTGGTACAATGCGGTGA
- the LOC125538511 gene encoding uncharacterized protein LOC125538511 isoform X4 — translation MSCKWYYVPTLRRPEQLRERMKLRLHGQACGGVSMHACVPDLDHASGLVGFLLCPDLKGVRLSMSCSGNAGREYNFLTQFAVPVSLPIVPSHYEDDPWLVTDDHLRGRFMAGWGWSVPSHCEEMIHGRSRMVTCARRPTLILDLERSMWPTMPEDAEELFGNVIIRGPKKQPTMDAWTNHGSLFLQSIYGEGS, via the exons ATG AGTTGCAAGTGGTACTATGTTCCTACGCTGCGTCGAcccgagcagttgcgagagcgaATGAAGCTGCGGTTGCACGGACAAGCTTGTGGAGGTGTCAGTATGCACGCATGCGTCCCTGATTTGGATCATGCCTCTGGCCTGGTAGGATTCTTGCTCTGCCCCGACCTCAAGGGCGTTCGTCTATCTATGTCATGCTCGGGAAATGCAG GGAGAGAGTACAATTTTTTGACACAATTTGCAGTACCTGTCAGCCTGCCCATAG TTCCATCGCACTACGAGGATGATCCATGGCTGGTCACGGACGATCACCTGCGAGGACGATTCATGGCCGGTTGGGGATGGTCAGTTCCATCACACTGCGAGGAGATGATTCATGGCCGGTCGAGGATGGTCACCTGCG CCCGAAGGCCAACCTTAATACTGGACCTCGAGAGGAGCATGTGGCCAACCATGCCGGAGGACGCAGAGGAGTTGTTTGGGAATGTTATCATCAGAGGACCCAAGAAGCAGCCCACCATGGATGCATGGACCAACCACGGAAGTCTATT CTTGCAATCCATCTATGGCGAGGGTTCATGA